Proteins encoded in a region of the Armatimonadota bacterium genome:
- the pheA gene encoding P-protein has translation MTLHDLRKEIDQIDEQILQLLNRRAELAQQIGKMKMRSRTQFFTPEREQQIYRRLVHLNKGPLSNQQMRAIFREIISAARALEKPLVIAYWGPPGTFSHQAGVTKFGTSSEFVPVDSIQDVFHEVERSSADYGVVPVENSTAGVIPETLDQFMHTNLKICSELYVPITYYLVSLTTLENVKRVYTGAQPREQCKQWLRQHLPGVEIVEVSTTARAAEMAKEDPESAAVTNALAAQMYDVPIICEHIEDNPHNRTRFLVIGYNEPEPTGRDKTSLMFSVHNRPGALFRAMAAFEMYNVNMTMIESRPTKLVPGEYIFYVDVQGHVKDAPVAKALAALRERSLFVTVLGSYPEAE, from the coding sequence GTGACCTTACACGACCTCCGTAAAGAGATTGACCAGATAGACGAACAAATCCTGCAGCTGCTAAATCGCCGGGCGGAGTTGGCGCAGCAGATTGGCAAGATGAAAATGCGTTCGCGCACACAGTTCTTCACGCCCGAGCGGGAACAGCAGATATATCGTCGTCTGGTACACCTGAACAAGGGACCGCTGTCCAACCAACAGATGCGGGCGATATTCCGGGAGATTATCTCTGCGGCACGTGCGCTGGAGAAACCGCTGGTTATCGCCTATTGGGGACCGCCGGGCACATTCAGCCATCAGGCAGGGGTGACCAAATTCGGCACCAGTAGCGAATTCGTGCCAGTGGATTCCATTCAGGATGTGTTTCATGAGGTGGAACGTTCCAGCGCAGATTATGGAGTCGTTCCCGTAGAAAACTCCACCGCTGGCGTTATCCCCGAAACACTGGACCAGTTCATGCACACCAATCTCAAAATCTGCTCCGAGCTGTATGTGCCGATTACCTATTACCTGGTATCGTTGACCACGCTGGAGAACGTGAAGCGTGTATACACAGGCGCACAGCCTCGCGAGCAGTGCAAACAGTGGCTGCGCCAGCACCTGCCGGGCGTCGAGATTGTAGAGGTATCCACCACTGCCCGCGCGGCAGAGATGGCAAAAGAGGACCCTGAATCCGCCGCCGTGACCAACGCCCTGGCAGCGCAGATGTATGATGTGCCCATTATCTGCGAACACATCGAGGACAACCCGCACAATCGCACGCGCTTCCTTGTCATCGGCTACAATGAACCTGAGCCGACCGGCAGGGATAAAACCTCGCTGATGTTTTCCGTGCACAACCGTCCCGGCGCGCTCTTCCGGGCGATGGCGGCGTTTGAAATGTACAATGTGAATATGACCATGATTGAAAGCCGTCCCACTAAACTGGTGCCGGGCGAGTATATCTTCTATGTGGACGTGCAGGGGCATGTCAAAGATGCTCCTGTCGCCAAGGCGCTGGCAGCGTTGCGGGAGAGAAGCCTCTTTGTGACCGTGCTCGGTTCTTACCCCGAGGCGGAGTAA
- the cspE gene encoding cold shock-like protein CspE: MQTGTVKWFNDAKGYGFIKPDDSDKDVFVHYTAIQMRGHKTLTEGQRVQFEIVEGAKGPQAANVIAL, encoded by the coding sequence ATGCAAACCGGCACCGTAAAGTGGTTTAATGACGCCAAGGGCTACGGCTTCATTAAGCCAGACGACAGCGACAAGGACGTGTTCGTGCACTACACGGCGATTCAGATGCGCGGGCACAAGACCCTCACTGAGGGGCAGCGCGTGCAGTTTGAGATCGTGGAAGGCGCGAAAGGTCCGCAAGCCGCGAACGTCATCGCACTGTAG
- the hisK gene encoding putative histidinol-phosphatase, with translation MPIGTSAWMVSLHGGHSSEFCDHAHSPLREMLEAAVQAGYHTFGVTEHAPRVEARFLYPNEIALGWDVPKIIADFERYAQTLPALVEEFASRLVVLRGFEIEVVPAASYVQLMQEYRQRYQFEYIVGSVHYVDEISIDGSVEDFQRAMETAGGLESLAVRYYRTVAQMVEALRPEVVAHLDLIKLHGHRFGSCDTPMIRRAVEEALEAIRERDGIIEVNTAGYRKGLGEPYPASWLVQMAHRMGIGFCFGDDSHRVEQVGFGIEAAREHLLRSGVHSVTVLTREGAELVRQVVPLETSKFARGSETNA, from the coding sequence ATGCCGATAGGCACTTCTGCCTGGATGGTCTCCCTGCACGGCGGGCACAGCAGCGAGTTCTGCGACCATGCGCATTCGCCCCTGCGCGAGATGCTAGAAGCGGCAGTGCAGGCGGGATACCACACCTTTGGGGTCACCGAACATGCTCCTCGTGTGGAGGCGCGCTTTCTGTACCCGAACGAAATCGCGTTGGGGTGGGATGTCCCCAAGATTATCGCCGATTTTGAACGCTACGCTCAGACTCTTCCCGCGCTAGTGGAGGAGTTCGCCAGCCGTTTGGTGGTGCTGAGAGGCTTTGAGATTGAAGTCGTGCCCGCCGCCTCTTACGTGCAGCTGATGCAAGAGTATCGTCAGCGGTATCAGTTCGAGTACATTGTCGGTTCGGTGCACTACGTAGATGAAATCTCCATAGATGGCAGTGTGGAGGACTTTCAGCGAGCGATGGAGACAGCGGGCGGCTTGGAATCGCTGGCGGTACGCTACTACCGCACCGTCGCGCAGATGGTAGAGGCATTGCGCCCAGAGGTCGTTGCGCATTTAGACCTGATTAAGCTGCATGGGCATCGATTCGGCTCGTGCGATACGCCGATGATACGTCGTGCGGTGGAAGAGGCTCTAGAAGCGATTCGCGAAAGGGACGGTATTATAGAGGTCAACACGGCAGGTTACCGCAAAGGTCTTGGAGAGCCTTATCCTGCCTCGTGGCTGGTGCAGATGGCGCACCGCATGGGCATCGGCTTCTGCTTCGGCGACGACAGCCACCGTGTAGAACAGGTAGGCTTTGGCATCGAGGCGGCACGAGAGCACCTTCTTCGTAGTGGTGTACACTCCGTGACCGTGCTTACCCGGGAGGGTGCAGAGCTGGTGCGCCAAGTTGTGCCACTGGAAACATCGAAATTTGCGCGGGGAAGCGAGACAAACGCTTGA
- the xerC gene encoding tyrosine recombinase XerC — MKTTRLRMADTNPLNLYNVVELWLSHLEARGCSTNTITVYRFIVTTFIREVGNIPITEVTPDTVRQYLIARRRAGRSPQTIAGNYRTLNALFAWAVKQNLIESNPCAYVDAPKRERVIKHVPTPEEIETLLGACDGKDFVRVRDRALLLTLLDTGLRIHECHQLRVGDVVQETFAVRGKGGRFRYVFLSGETRLALVRYVKLLGNLPADAPLWWCRHKSKTLTLGGLKQAVENIGKRAGVKLSPHMLRRAFATWSLRNGVSLEHLRLLMGHSDLKTTQVYLTLLEDDLKTAHQQHSPVNLLKKR, encoded by the coding sequence ATGAAAACCACTAGACTGCGCATGGCTGACACAAACCCGTTGAATCTGTACAACGTGGTGGAACTGTGGCTGTCGCATCTGGAAGCACGCGGTTGTAGCACCAACACCATCACCGTCTACCGGTTCATTGTGACCACGTTCATTCGCGAAGTGGGCAACATTCCCATCACCGAAGTCACGCCGGACACCGTTCGCCAGTACTTGATTGCCCGACGCCGTGCTGGACGTTCGCCACAGACAATCGCAGGAAACTACCGCACACTGAACGCGCTGTTTGCGTGGGCGGTGAAGCAGAATCTCATAGAAAGCAACCCGTGTGCGTACGTGGACGCACCGAAGCGCGAACGTGTAATCAAGCACGTGCCGACGCCCGAAGAAATAGAGACTCTGCTGGGCGCGTGTGATGGCAAAGACTTCGTACGTGTGCGTGACCGTGCCCTGCTGCTGACGTTGCTGGACACGGGACTGCGCATCCACGAGTGTCACCAGTTGCGCGTGGGCGACGTGGTGCAGGAGACGTTTGCTGTTCGTGGCAAAGGCGGACGGTTCCGCTATGTGTTTCTCAGTGGCGAGACGCGACTGGCACTGGTGCGTTATGTGAAGCTGCTGGGCAATCTGCCAGCAGACGCGCCTTTGTGGTGGTGCCGACACAAAAGCAAAACGCTGACGCTTGGTGGACTGAAGCAAGCGGTTGAAAACATCGGCAAGCGTGCTGGTGTGAAGCTGTCACCGCACATGCTGCGCCGCGCATTCGCCACGTGGAGTTTGCGCAACGGCGTGAGTTTGGAACATCTTCGGTTACTCATGGGACACAGCGACTTGAAGACGACGCAAGTTTATTTGACACTGCTGGAAGACGACTTGAAGACGGCGCACCAGCAGCACAGTCCGGTAAATTTGCTGAAAAAGCGTTGA
- a CDS encoding phosphohydrolase — translation MSRHLRFRAETFKIVQFTDTHWTNFDERDHRTRQVMEAVLEYEKPDLVFLTGDMLGGADCQDPARAMLQLVEPMEKRAILWTAVMGNHDDEGSLSREELWRVMEICAHFAGKRGPRNVTGVGNYVLPILNRKGERPAAFLWGIDSNSYATTDIGGWGWITRDQIAWYVRTAWQVRQRWNITDEERSRIPALAFFHIPLPEYDEVWRTQVCYGEKHENVCAPKINTGFFAALHEVGEVIGTFVGHEHINDFWGNLYGIRLCYGRSSGYGGYGKEGFLCGARVIELQEGVRDFHTWLRLEDGAAILRQPEHLPQGCYQRDQGC, via the coding sequence ATGTCCAGACATCTGCGATTTCGAGCGGAAACCTTCAAAATCGTGCAGTTCACCGATACCCACTGGACGAACTTCGATGAGCGCGACCATCGCACGCGCCAGGTGATGGAAGCGGTGCTGGAGTACGAAAAACCAGACCTGGTATTCCTGACAGGCGATATGCTGGGCGGAGCCGATTGCCAAGACCCCGCCCGCGCGATGTTGCAGCTGGTAGAACCGATGGAGAAGCGAGCGATACTCTGGACAGCCGTGATGGGCAACCACGACGACGAAGGCTCCCTGAGCCGAGAGGAACTCTGGCGCGTGATGGAGATCTGTGCGCACTTTGCAGGCAAACGAGGACCGCGCAACGTGACCGGCGTAGGCAACTACGTACTACCGATACTGAACCGCAAAGGCGAACGCCCTGCCGCTTTCCTCTGGGGTATCGACTCCAACAGCTACGCTACCACCGACATTGGTGGATGGGGTTGGATTACCCGTGATCAGATAGCGTGGTATGTGCGCACCGCCTGGCAGGTACGTCAACGCTGGAATATCACCGACGAGGAACGTTCACGCATTCCCGCCCTTGCCTTCTTCCACATCCCTCTGCCGGAATACGATGAAGTGTGGCGCACGCAGGTCTGCTACGGCGAAAAGCACGAGAACGTTTGCGCTCCCAAAATCAACACGGGATTCTTCGCCGCGCTACATGAAGTGGGCGAGGTCATCGGCACGTTCGTCGGACACGAGCATATCAACGACTTCTGGGGCAACCTGTACGGTATCCGCCTGTGCTACGGTAGGAGCAGTGGATACGGGGGCTACGGTAAAGAAGGTTTCCTGTGCGGGGCAAGGGTCATCGAGCTGCAGGAAGGTGTACGCGACTTCCACACGTGGCTGAGACTGGAAGATGGCGCTGCGATACTGCGCCAGCCGGAGCACCTGCCGCAGGGATGCTACCAGCGCGACCAGGGGTGTTAA